The following proteins are co-located in the Sporosarcina pasteurii genome:
- the essB gene encoding type VII secretion protein EssB, producing the protein MSEKTIELESMTIQFKIEKDKWKLSLPKSQTNMKDIRQLALMTEQSNYSVPVTVNDAYDSLDFSFDIQPNTKRWEDIQKLERNDKLRALCNVARFEDCLSTRITFFLHPNNLVFDDNLMPFIVYRGIRNVVPPFDLDTSKFLYQYKCLAIALFSKKYSFEELYNGSLNHAKDTEFEREINEIEDIHTLKEYLTTQYLNEQKITEKSMQLVPRKRFRTFKQLSIIMSGLSVILAIPLIYFSLMKVPYQEKLLAAHQHFLASDYGQVINDLEGQHAERLPNATKYILAYAYVHTEVIGDQQKAAIMNNISLKSDKSYLLYWIYNGRGDLEKSTDLAKYIDDPVLIIYGLIKQVEQANNDPTLSGSEREERVQNLKEQIKKYQEQYGLLPEDNLTNPESDYDPNENMDD; encoded by the coding sequence ATGAGTGAGAAAACAATTGAACTTGAGTCAATGACCATTCAATTTAAAATCGAAAAAGATAAATGGAAGCTTAGTCTTCCAAAATCGCAAACGAATATGAAAGACATCCGCCAGCTTGCGCTAATGACGGAGCAATCAAACTACTCTGTACCCGTGACAGTAAATGATGCGTACGATTCGTTGGATTTTTCATTTGATATTCAGCCAAACACAAAAAGATGGGAAGATATCCAGAAGCTTGAACGTAATGATAAATTGCGTGCGCTTTGCAATGTTGCACGGTTTGAAGACTGCTTATCTACCAGGATAACATTTTTCCTACATCCAAATAATTTAGTTTTTGATGATAATTTAATGCCTTTTATCGTATATCGAGGGATACGCAATGTTGTCCCTCCTTTTGATTTGGATACCTCAAAATTTCTTTATCAATACAAATGTTTAGCAATTGCGCTATTTTCAAAAAAGTACTCTTTTGAAGAGCTGTACAATGGGTCATTAAATCATGCAAAAGATACAGAATTTGAACGTGAAATTAATGAAATAGAAGATATACATACACTTAAAGAATATCTAACTACTCAATATTTAAATGAACAAAAGATAACGGAAAAAAGTATGCAACTAGTCCCGCGTAAAAGGTTTCGTACATTTAAACAATTATCGATTATTATGTCAGGTTTGTCAGTCATCCTCGCCATTCCGCTCATCTATTTTAGTCTAATGAAAGTTCCTTACCAAGAAAAATTATTAGCTGCACACCAACATTTTCTTGCATCTGATTACGGGCAAGTTATTAATGATTTAGAAGGGCAACATGCGGAGAGATTACCGAATGCTACGAAGTATATTCTTGCTTACGCTTATGTGCACACTGAAGTAATTGGGGACCAGCAAAAGGCTGCCATTATGAATAATATTAGTCTGAAAAGTGATAAAAGCTATTTGCTCTATTGGATTTATAATGGCCGAGGAGATTTGGAAAAGTCGACGGACTTGGCAAAATATATTGATGATCCCGTACTAATTATTTATGGACTTATTAAACAAGTGGAACAGGCAAATAACGATCCGACCTTAAGCGGATCCGAACGAGAAGAACGCGTTCAAAATTTGAAAGAACAAATTAAGAAATACCAAGAACAATATGGCTTATTACCCGAAGACAATTTAACAAATCCAGAATCGGACTACGACCCAAACGAAAACATGGATGATTAG
- the essC gene encoding type VII secretion protein EssC yields MAILMLNYNDQIHKIQFTLHERKKATIGSEWSDTVTLLTIDKQLMIEWDGEVCHVDGQRLEANDQKTISWAHHAIHFYLLDACKCAIYDCASETSVTFGVHDYDDITIENSNADFMLVRDQLGSPFTLKVFGGNIYVNHLLVTEDVLLEPGDHFYFDGVLAEVGKEDIQILAAENRVSSKLVQLLQTNHHLDEDYPDYHRSPRIIYREPEDKITIGKPSSKPTKPSEQLGRVIVPPLVMIAAMILVSFLRTNGIYIIIMLSMTVTTVIYSIISYVKNVKQYKADMKERDVSYRDYLKKKTAELYGAREEQRHALNYHYPDVVKLREMAQNVDARIYEKTMFHHDFLTYRVGLGSTESSFELDFSEEEFTLEKDELMDAARALRSQYVDLTDVPVVTDLMNGPVGYIGQRKLVIDQLQLLVMQTALFHSYYDLQFINIFPEEEKAEWDWMRWLPHASLQDINVRGFVYHERSRDQVLNSLYQILKERKQAIDEKGNKNEKLYFSPHYVVLITDEKMILDHIVMEFFNEDPSELGVSLVFVQEVMQSLPEHVKTVIDIRDSNFGNIILEREELVNRQFTPDHFPVGFDKEAISRALAPLNHLQNLKNSIPETVTFLEMYGIEKVEELDISRRWAQNETYKSLAVPLGLRGKDDVVKLNLHEKAHGPHGLVAGTTGSGKSEIIQSYIISLAVNFHPYEVGFLLIDYKGGGMANLFKNLPHLLGTITNLDGAQSMRALASIKAELQKRQRLFGEHDVNHINQYQKLYKQGEASEPMPHLFLISDEFAELKAEQPDFMKELVSTARIGRSLGIHLILATQKPSGVVDDQIWSNSKFKLALKVQDASDSNEILKTPDAAEITLPGRAYLQVGNNEIYELFQSAWSGADYIPEKEEQELVDTTIYAINELGQYDILSEDLSGLGGKEEIAKVPTELDAVIDHIDEYTASQQIEQLPRPWLPPLEEMIYLPELHEVSYKTSWYEEKKPLVATIGLLDIPEMQAQEPLSIDFSKDGHLAVFSSPGYGKSTFLQTIAMDLARQHSPERLHMYLIDLGTNGLLPLKDLPHAADTIMVDEEVKLRKLIRRLGNELKERKHKLSQYGVANILMYERASGEEVPTILLIIDTIDSARDAEYNEEFEQITAQIAREGGSVGIHLSISAGRQNAMRLPLLSNIKNQISLFMIDEMEPRSIVGRTSLTIEEIPGRGLVKVEEPTIFQTALPVKGEEALEIIEGIQQESKEMTVTWKGALPLPIPMVPEIVSFSEFMKRKETKEMIANGGIPFAVDMEDVEPVELTVVKDQTTLILGDLIDTVERTFVMLMGSISSNEHIDVGLIDNSSTRFGAFKDHVDLYAKDSGEIDVYLERLQNLFETREDAFREVQTATDGHATINDFLKEIRPMITFITDASFVIEELSMTSQETLAKLIEGGARMGIYFVIGAAHGAIDRLYDDISNALKKQKTGVLIGRIADQNILEVMNRSYREKNLEPYEAYYIKHGNAEKIKIAASH; encoded by the coding sequence ATGGCAATCTTAATGCTAAATTACAACGACCAAATTCATAAAATCCAATTTACTTTACATGAACGAAAAAAAGCGACAATTGGCAGCGAATGGTCAGACACTGTGACATTATTAACGATAGATAAGCAACTGATGATTGAATGGGACGGTGAAGTGTGCCATGTAGATGGTCAACGTTTAGAGGCAAACGACCAGAAAACAATCAGTTGGGCACACCACGCTATCCATTTCTATTTACTGGATGCGTGTAAGTGTGCGATTTACGATTGTGCATCCGAAACGAGTGTAACATTTGGTGTGCATGATTATGACGATATTACAATTGAAAATTCAAATGCTGATTTTATGCTCGTACGTGATCAGCTAGGCAGTCCATTCACATTAAAAGTATTTGGTGGAAATATATATGTGAATCATTTACTTGTCACAGAGGATGTCTTACTCGAACCGGGTGATCATTTTTATTTTGACGGTGTGCTAGCCGAAGTTGGAAAAGAAGATATTCAAATTTTAGCAGCAGAAAATCGTGTGTCTTCGAAACTCGTACAACTTTTACAGACGAATCACCATTTAGACGAGGACTATCCAGATTATCATCGTTCGCCTCGAATTATATACCGGGAACCTGAGGATAAAATAACAATCGGCAAACCGTCAAGTAAACCTACAAAGCCAAGTGAACAACTTGGTCGTGTTATTGTACCGCCATTGGTTATGATTGCTGCGATGATACTTGTTTCGTTTTTAAGAACGAATGGAATTTATATTATTATCATGCTTTCCATGACAGTAACGACTGTCATTTATTCAATTATCTCTTACGTGAAAAATGTAAAGCAATATAAAGCTGACATGAAAGAACGTGATGTCAGTTATCGGGACTATTTAAAGAAAAAAACAGCGGAATTATATGGTGCTAGGGAAGAGCAGCGCCATGCATTAAATTACCACTATCCGGATGTTGTAAAGTTACGTGAAATGGCTCAGAACGTCGATGCAAGAATTTACGAAAAGACGATGTTTCACCACGACTTTCTCACCTATCGAGTGGGATTAGGTTCAACGGAATCAAGTTTTGAACTCGATTTTAGCGAAGAAGAATTTACATTAGAAAAAGATGAATTGATGGATGCTGCGCGAGCATTGCGTTCGCAGTATGTCGATTTAACTGATGTGCCGGTTGTGACGGATTTAATGAATGGTCCGGTGGGGTATATCGGACAGCGGAAGCTCGTAATAGATCAGTTGCAATTACTTGTTATGCAAACAGCATTATTTCATAGCTACTATGATTTACAGTTCATTAACATTTTTCCTGAAGAAGAAAAAGCAGAGTGGGATTGGATGCGTTGGTTGCCTCATGCAAGCTTACAAGATATTAATGTACGCGGTTTTGTCTATCATGAGCGTTCACGCGACCAAGTACTGAACTCGCTTTATCAAATTTTAAAAGAACGTAAACAGGCGATTGATGAAAAAGGAAATAAAAATGAGAAATTATACTTTTCTCCGCATTATGTTGTCCTAATTACCGATGAAAAAATGATTTTAGATCATATCGTAATGGAATTTTTCAATGAAGATCCAAGTGAATTAGGCGTGTCGCTCGTATTTGTCCAAGAAGTGATGCAGTCGTTGCCTGAACATGTAAAAACAGTTATTGATATTCGAGATTCAAACTTTGGAAACATTATTTTAGAGCGAGAAGAGCTCGTCAACCGTCAATTTACACCGGACCATTTTCCGGTTGGGTTCGACAAGGAAGCGATATCACGCGCTTTAGCACCGCTTAATCATTTACAAAACTTGAAAAACTCAATCCCCGAAACCGTCACGTTCCTTGAAATGTACGGTATCGAAAAAGTTGAGGAACTAGATATTTCTAGACGGTGGGCGCAAAACGAAACGTACAAAAGCCTAGCTGTGCCGTTAGGATTACGCGGAAAAGATGATGTCGTCAAATTAAATTTACACGAAAAAGCACACGGACCTCACGGTTTGGTTGCAGGAACGACAGGGTCGGGTAAATCAGAGATTATTCAAAGTTATATCATTTCGCTAGCTGTTAACTTTCACCCATACGAGGTGGGCTTTCTGCTCATTGACTACAAAGGCGGCGGAATGGCGAATTTGTTCAAAAATCTCCCGCATTTATTAGGGACAATTACGAACTTAGACGGCGCACAATCGATGCGTGCACTCGCTTCGATTAAAGCGGAATTACAAAAACGTCAACGCCTATTCGGTGAACATGACGTAAACCATATTAACCAATACCAAAAACTTTATAAACAAGGTGAAGCAAGCGAGCCTATGCCTCATTTATTTTTAATATCAGACGAATTTGCGGAATTAAAGGCAGAACAGCCTGACTTTATGAAAGAACTCGTTTCAACAGCGCGAATCGGTCGTTCACTTGGGATTCACTTAATCCTTGCGACACAAAAGCCGAGTGGTGTTGTAGACGATCAAATCTGGTCAAACTCGAAATTTAAATTGGCACTTAAAGTACAAGACGCCAGCGATTCAAATGAAATTTTAAAAACACCTGACGCGGCTGAGATTACATTGCCAGGAAGAGCGTACTTACAAGTCGGCAACAATGAAATCTACGAATTATTCCAAAGTGCTTGGAGCGGGGCTGACTACATTCCTGAAAAGGAAGAACAAGAACTAGTCGACACAACCATTTACGCAATTAACGAACTCGGCCAATACGACATTTTATCTGAAGATTTAAGCGGTCTTGGCGGTAAAGAAGAAATTGCAAAAGTCCCGACAGAGCTTGATGCGGTAATTGACCATATTGATGAATATACAGCTTCTCAACAAATCGAACAGCTGCCAAGACCGTGGTTGCCGCCGTTGGAGGAAATGATTTATTTGCCAGAACTACATGAAGTGAGCTATAAAACGTCTTGGTATGAGGAGAAAAAGCCGCTTGTAGCAACGATAGGACTACTGGATATTCCGGAAATGCAAGCGCAAGAACCGCTTTCCATTGACTTCTCAAAAGATGGCCATTTGGCAGTGTTTTCTAGTCCGGGATACGGGAAATCAACATTCCTTCAAACAATTGCGATGGATTTGGCTAGGCAGCATAGTCCGGAGAGGCTGCATATGTATTTAATTGACTTAGGCACAAACGGACTGCTCCCTTTAAAAGACTTACCCCATGCTGCAGATACAATTATGGTGGATGAAGAGGTTAAATTAAGAAAGCTCATTCGCCGTTTAGGAAATGAATTAAAGGAGCGAAAACATAAATTAAGCCAATATGGTGTAGCGAACATCCTTATGTATGAGCGTGCAAGTGGAGAGGAAGTTCCAACGATTTTATTAATTATCGATACGATAGATTCCGCGAGAGACGCTGAATACAATGAAGAGTTCGAGCAAATTACAGCGCAAATTGCAAGGGAAGGCGGAAGCGTCGGCATCCATTTATCAATCAGTGCCGGCCGTCAAAACGCTATGCGACTACCATTACTTTCGAACATTAAAAATCAAATTTCACTCTTTATGATTGATGAAATGGAACCAAGAAGCATCGTTGGCAGAACGTCATTAACCATAGAGGAAATACCAGGCCGAGGGTTAGTAAAGGTTGAAGAACCAACAATCTTTCAAACGGCATTGCCTGTGAAAGGCGAGGAAGCTTTAGAAATAATTGAAGGAATTCAACAGGAAAGCAAAGAGATGACGGTAACATGGAAAGGTGCGTTACCATTACCAATTCCGATGGTGCCTGAAATAGTCTCCTTCTCTGAATTTATGAAGAGAAAAGAAACGAAAGAGATGATTGCAAACGGCGGTATCCCATTTGCGGTAGATATGGAGGACGTAGAGCCGGTTGAATTAACTGTTGTCAAAGATCAGACAACGTTAATATTAGGGGATTTAATCGACACTGTAGAAAGAACTTTTGTCATGCTTATGGGGAGTATTTCCAGTAATGAGCATATTGATGTAGGATTGATTGATAATTCATCCACAAGGTTTGGTGCATTTAAAGACCATGTGGACTTATATGCAAAGGACAGCGGAGAAATCGACGTTTACTTAGAACGGTTACAAAATCTTTTTGAGACAAGAGAAGACGCATTTCGCGAAGTTCAAACGGCAACTGATGGGCACGCAACAATCAATGACTTTCTTAAAGAAATACGCCCAATGATTACTTTTATTACGGATGCCTCATTTGTCATTGAAGAGCTTTCAATGACGAGTCAAGAGACATTAGCCAAATTAATCGAAGGCGGAGCAAGAATGGGCATTTACTTTGTTATAGGCGCTGCGCACGGTGCAATCGATAGGTTGTATGATGACATTTCAAATGCACTGAAAAAGCAAAAAACAGGCGTGTTGATTGGCAGAATTGCTGACCAGAACATATTAGAAGTGATGAATCGTTCCTATAGAGAGAAAAATTTAGAGCCTTACGAAGCTTATTATATTAAGCATGGCAATGCGGAAAAGATCAAAATTGCAGCGTCCCATTAA
- a CDS encoding DUF5081 family protein: protein MNTSTETFNVVELYLLSGAFDGNALFGLPEKEIYQLKGEAIFKEANERLKEKGILTPEGKLTDGGAHVIQALEHYYQSAKYVRINNLMFAFREKDADEVILLVEVEEKETYQLYVVSKAIALRLLGERFPLVLREPDEKEKTFLKEELSNRERREIDSFEPEEMFMNIEFFHLEEKEKSISNSRYYQQWFVFTKDEKLMMVDVVNKKYYHASQYWFLKMLFDEMDFPYKEVQLNG, encoded by the coding sequence ATGAATACGTCAACAGAGACATTTAACGTCGTTGAACTTTATTTATTATCCGGGGCATTTGATGGGAATGCGCTTTTCGGTCTACCTGAAAAAGAAATCTATCAACTCAAAGGTGAAGCGATTTTCAAAGAAGCGAATGAACGGTTGAAAGAAAAAGGAATTCTTACTCCAGAAGGTAAATTAACGGATGGCGGGGCGCACGTCATCCAAGCGCTTGAACATTACTATCAAAGTGCGAAGTATGTCCGAATTAACAATCTCATGTTTGCATTTCGGGAGAAAGATGCTGACGAAGTCATCCTTTTAGTGGAAGTGGAAGAAAAAGAAACGTACCAGCTATACGTTGTTTCCAAAGCAATCGCTTTAAGGTTGCTAGGGGAAAGGTTTCCGCTTGTTTTAAGAGAGCCGGATGAAAAGGAAAAAACATTTTTAAAAGAAGAATTATCGAATCGGGAAAGGCGAGAAATTGATAGTTTTGAGCCTGAAGAAATGTTTATGAATATCGAGTTCTTTCATTTAGAAGAGAAGGAAAAATCCATATCTAATTCCCGTTATTATCAACAATGGTTCGTATTCACGAAGGATGAAAAATTAATGATGGTAGATGTTGTGAATAAAAAGTACTACCATGCAAGCCAATATTGGTTTTTGAAGATGCTCTTTGATGAAATGGACTTTCCTTACAAGGAGGTGCAGCTAAATGGCTAA
- a CDS encoding WXG100 family type VII secretion target, translating to MGNVKIDGRKVDEALAAAKSIEASIKSTAKTCESLLSFVRSANWSGNSRDSFLSYLEIILPYHKEMIDAVEKQTKALNNLEGYINDFQQDSSVKEVRSL from the coding sequence ATGGGAAACGTTAAAATTGACGGCAGAAAAGTTGATGAAGCATTAGCCGCGGCGAAAAGTATAGAAGCATCGATTAAGAGTACCGCTAAAACTTGTGAGAGCTTACTAAGTTTTGTTCGTTCAGCTAATTGGAGCGGGAATTCGAGAGATAGTTTCTTATCTTATTTAGAAATTATTCTACCTTATCACAAAGAAATGATAGATGCAGTGGAAAAACAAACGAAAGCGTTAAATAATTTGGAAGGCTATATTAACGATTTCCAACAGGACAGTTCGGTGAAAGAAGTGAGGAGTCTGTAA